The Cyprinus carpio isolate SPL01 unplaced genomic scaffold, ASM1834038v1 S000006513, whole genome shotgun sequence genomic interval GTCTTCCTACTGACCAGATGGATCAGTGTCTATGTGGTGATCAAAACCAACAGTTGTAAGATTATTTCGGACAGTTATTAGCATTTAGATGAACAGATGAACTACTATTTTAGACAAAACAGAAGAAGTTTTGCTCACAATATCATCTTTGTCAAATTTCAGGCAACTGCCCCAGTTGACATCTCTGAAGTAAGCTGTGGCCAGTTTGAGGATATCCAGCTTGAAGGCCTGCTCCACAAAGACAATGTAGTTCTCCGTCATGCCAAAGCTATGGAAGTAGCTAGGATACAAGGTGGAGCGGAAAGGAATGGAACAAATTTGTTCCACGTTTCCGAGGGCTGGCTTCTTCTTCTCTTTATCTGCGATAAGAATCACATACATTGTGTATGTGTTCTTTCTGAAATATAGCCCATTTACAATTTAACCTTGGTTATTCCTCATTTGGTAGTCAAAACTGACTGCAGATAAGCATGACATTTTTAGACATTAGACAAAGACTACTTCATTCTGGCTGAttgtttcccaaaaaaaaatgctctgtatttttgtatttcctGTTTATTTCCTATGCTGGTCATTTTTGCCCGTGAAGATCACAAATCTGACTATTTTTTTAATGCCTCTTCCAatcatgtctgttttttttatgtatatataaagcaAAGGCCACAATAGTCAAGATTCGtaccatttaaaaaattcaaaaagtaaaatatttcagtCTAAAAAGACAGAAGACCACAAGAggattaaaaacaaactttagaGTTTAACATGGTCTACTTAATAGTATACATTTCTTTTGTTACCCGTGGCATTGGCAGGCACCTTGAAAATAACATATTTCGGTTTGCCAAAGTTCATGATGGCTGTGCCCATGTTGTACGTGTTCCCTTCTTCATCGTAGTGAGGGTGTGCTGTAGCCAAGTTGATGGCAATGTGGTTTCTGTAGTTAGTCTGAAATGATAATAAAAGAATTTATCTGCAgtggcaaaaacaaaaacatcttgaGATGCGACTGACAAAaagaattgaatgaatgaatgaatgaatgaatgaatgaatggatctGGACTCACTCTTCCTAATGTGTCGAGTGTCAGAGGGTCAATTTGGTTAATGTAGTTCACTTCTGATGATGCATAATAATCTTTACCATATCTTATGATGTTAATGAGATTATTATCTGTGAAATCAGGAATGGCGTTCATCAAGTAACTGAAAGCTCTACAAAGAAATATGAAGCAATTAACCACATCATTTTGATTGGGatcttaatacaaaattaaaaaggtCCAGAAAGAAGAATGATAATTTACTTTGAGAATATGTTCTTGCAGGGATCTGGATAAACCATGGTTCCGAATTCAGACACAACGATCCTATTGGCAGCTATGTTCTTTTTGTACGTTTCACTCTTCAAAaatttacttttgtaaaatacatCGCCTGGAAAAATAATtagagttttatttgtttatggtgCATCCAAATACTCATGGTGCATGTCAATACGCCCCTAGATATAGTAAAATAGCACATGCACTTTGCAGATTTTGCAACAgtgttttcagtattttcagtaaatgtcatttaaaaggTTCTTTCTCACCCAACTTACCATCTTTAAATGTGAAACTGTGGATGAGTGCCATTCCATCAAACCAGTGCTTGTATGAAGTGTTGCCAACTGAGAACAGACCAGGACCATTTCGCAAAAGTGTCCCCTGAAGCCATGGTGGTATTGAGcctaagaaacaaaaacagactaTTTAATGTGTGAATTCTGACATTAAGGTCATTGAGGCTTTCAGCAAATcgatgaaaatatataaattcaatgaGCCAAGATgatgcaaaattacaaaatttagaAGGATGAATTATGGTCTGATCAGTTTACATTGCAGTGAGTTCTGTTGTTTGTCCAAATTGTGAAATCTGGCATACTGGGTGGGTCTCAATGTGGTAAGTCTCTCAAGCCACTGGGGGTCACTGTCAATTCaaaatttttatgtacattttacctaataacttttgaaccaaaTAGTCCTGTAAGAATGCTATATCCTCTGCTCTTTTGGCCAATTGACCAATTTCCTAAACTTTTCTGCAAGCAAACTTCGCTTATGCAGCAGTGTTtgattgaatctttttttttttttacagcaaataaaaaatatcatgtttCATAATAAGTAGAAGTCTCTCATTTTATATTCAACTTCTTAGATGATATTGTTGGCAGTtgcctttaaatattattattatttatattattattattattattattattattattattattattattacattgtaattcaatattctttaattttataTCTATCCTCTTAATATTGTTGGCAGTTGTCAGAGGAggtttttaaagcaattttaaaatgtgattttatttttatttatttaatttacattttaaataagatgAAATAACCTGTACTTATGGCTTTAACAAATGTATA includes:
- the LOC122143820 gene encoding beta,beta-carotene 15,15'-dioxygenase-like, which produces MSASAQLQLSMLSFFWRNGVETPEPLKADVTGSIPPWLQGTLLRNGPGLFSVGNTSYKHWFDGMALIHSFTFKDGDVFYKSKFLKSETYKKNIAANRIVVSEFGTMVYPDPCKNIFSKAFSYLMNAIPDFTDNNLINIIRYGKDYYASSEVNYINQIDPLTLDTLGRTNYRNHIAINLATAHPHYDEEGNTYNMGTAIMNFGKPKYVIFKVPANATDKEKKKPALGNVEQICSIPFRSTLYPSYFHSFGMTENYIVFVEQAFKLDILKLATAYFRDVNWGSCLKFDKDDITLIHLVSRKTGKTVNAKYYADAFVVFHHINAYEEDSHVVFDLITYQDSNLYDMFYIHNMKQDVDKFIETNKDFSRPTCQRFVLPLNVDKETPPNTNLVRLQDTTAKAMLKQDGSIYCTPDTIFEGLELPGINYKFNSKKYRYFYGTRVEWSPYPSKIAKVDIATRTHQVWIEEECYPSEPVFVASPDAAEEDDGVILSSVVSFNPQKPPFLVVLDAKSFKEIARATIDTAVHMDLHGLFIHDNST